The following are encoded together in the Pedobacter sp. D749 genome:
- a CDS encoding acyl-CoA carboxylase subunit beta produces the protein MNIEFNKNEDVNKQLVYELKTRLKKIYLGGGEKNAAKQKEKGKLLARERIAYLIDKDSDFLEVGAFTADGMYAEQGGCPSAGVVCGIGYVSGRQCMIVANDATVKAGAWFPMTAKKNLRAQEIAMENRLPVIYLVDSAGVYLPMQDEIFPDKEHFGRMFRNNALMSSEGIVQISAIMGACVAGGAYLPIMSDEAMIVDKTGSVFLAGSYLVKSAIGEEVDNETLGGATTHCEISGVTDYKHPNDQACLDSIRNIMSMLGAPQHAGFDRIKPAKPKEKEEELYGILPENRDKPYEIMDIINRLVDGSEFEEYKKGYGQSIVCGLGRIDGWAVGIVANQRKVVKSKKGEMQFGGVIYSDSADKATRFIMNCNQKKIPLVFLQDVTGFMVGSRSEHGGIIKDGAKMVNAVANSVVPKFTIVLGNSYGAGNYAMCGKAYDPRLIYAWPTAKIAVMGGSQAAKTLLQIQQASLKAKGEVITPEKEAELLKEITDKYDSQTTPYYAASRLWVDGIIDPLETRKVISMGIEAANQSPITKKFNVGVIQT, from the coding sequence ATGAATATCGAATTCAATAAAAACGAGGATGTAAATAAACAGTTGGTTTACGAACTGAAAACCAGACTCAAAAAAATATACCTGGGAGGTGGCGAAAAGAATGCTGCAAAACAAAAAGAAAAAGGTAAGCTGCTGGCCCGTGAACGGATTGCTTATTTAATTGATAAAGATTCTGACTTTTTAGAAGTCGGAGCCTTTACCGCTGATGGCATGTATGCCGAGCAGGGTGGATGTCCATCTGCAGGAGTAGTATGTGGTATAGGTTATGTAAGTGGCAGGCAATGTATGATTGTTGCCAATGATGCCACGGTAAAAGCTGGGGCCTGGTTCCCGATGACTGCGAAAAAGAACCTCCGCGCGCAGGAAATTGCCATGGAAAATCGTTTACCAGTAATTTACCTGGTTGATAGTGCAGGGGTATATCTGCCCATGCAAGATGAAATTTTTCCCGATAAAGAACACTTTGGACGGATGTTTCGTAATAATGCTTTGATGTCTTCAGAAGGGATTGTGCAGATTTCTGCCATTATGGGGGCTTGTGTTGCTGGAGGGGCCTACTTGCCAATTATGAGCGATGAAGCAATGATTGTGGATAAAACCGGATCTGTATTTTTAGCCGGTTCTTACCTGGTAAAATCGGCCATCGGCGAAGAAGTGGATAACGAAACTTTAGGTGGTGCCACCACACATTGCGAAATCTCCGGTGTTACCGATTATAAACATCCTAACGATCAGGCCTGCTTGGATAGCATTAGAAACATCATGAGCATGTTGGGCGCACCTCAGCATGCAGGTTTCGATCGTATCAAGCCTGCAAAACCCAAAGAGAAAGAAGAAGAACTGTATGGTATCCTTCCTGAAAACCGGGATAAACCTTACGAAATAATGGATATCATTAACCGTTTGGTTGATGGATCCGAATTTGAAGAATATAAAAAAGGCTATGGACAAAGTATTGTTTGTGGTTTAGGCCGTATTGATGGATGGGCAGTGGGGATCGTAGCCAATCAGCGTAAAGTAGTGAAGTCGAAAAAGGGTGAAATGCAATTTGGCGGCGTAATTTATTCTGACAGTGCCGATAAAGCTACCCGCTTTATTATGAATTGTAACCAGAAGAAAATTCCATTGGTTTTTTTACAGGATGTGACCGGTTTTATGGTAGGCAGCCGATCAGAGCATGGTGGCATTATTAAAGACGGTGCTAAAATGGTTAATGCGGTTGCCAATTCTGTGGTGCCAAAATTCACAATCGTACTGGGCAATTCTTATGGTGCCGGTAATTATGCAATGTGCGGTAAAGCTTACGATCCACGTTTGATTTATGCCTGGCCAACAGCAAAAATTGCCGTAATGGGTGGCTCACAGGCGGCAAAAACATTGTTGCAGATTCAACAAGCCTCTTTGAAAGCAAAAGGGGAGGTAATTACACCAGAGAAAGAAGCCGAATTGTTAAAAGAAATTACCGATAAATACGACAGCCAAACCACTCCTTATTATGCGGCATCACGGCTTTGGGTTGATGGAATAATCGATCCTTTAGAAACCAGGAAGGTAATTTCGATGGGGATAGAGGCAGCTAACCAATCTCCGATTACGAAGAAGTTTAATGTAGGAGTAATACAAACTTAG
- a CDS encoding MaoC family dehydratase, translating to MQIITSHAEFEQYLGKELGISSWHTITQEQINKFADATLDHQWIHVDEERAQNEGPFKATIAHGYLTLSLIPYLWKEIVDIQNLKMEINYGIESLRFAQAVTVNSKVRLKAKLASIINLRGVTKVNMAIEMEIEDQKKPAFSGEVVFLYHFVN from the coding sequence ATGCAAATCATTACCTCCCACGCAGAATTTGAACAATACCTTGGCAAGGAATTAGGCATTTCTTCATGGCATACCATTACACAAGAACAGATCAACAAATTTGCCGACGCTACATTAGACCATCAATGGATCCATGTTGATGAAGAGCGGGCACAAAATGAAGGACCGTTTAAAGCAACTATTGCACACGGTTATTTAACCTTATCTTTAATTCCTTATTTATGGAAAGAAATTGTTGATATCCAGAACCTAAAAATGGAGATCAACTATGGGATAGAAAGTTTAAGGTTCGCGCAAGCCGTAACGGTTAACAGTAAGGTTAGGTTAAAAGCTAAACTTGCTTCTATTATCAATCTGCGTGGCGTAACCAAGGTAAACATGGCCATTGAAATGGAAATTGAAGATCAGAAAAAGCCTGCCTTTAGCGGAGAGGTAGTTTTCTTGTATCATTTTGTGAATTAA
- the trxB gene encoding thioredoxin-disulfide reductase: protein MSQENEHVQCLIIGSGPAGYTAAIYAARADLKPIMYTGMQAGGQLTQTTDVENFPGYPQGIMGPEMMEDFRKQAERFGTDIRFGYVSSVDFSSTPHKVVVDEIKTITADTVIIATGATAKWLGLPSEQQYNGFGVSACAVCDGFFFKGQDVAIVGAGDTAAEEATYLAKLCKTVHLLVRRDEFRASKAMVSRVLATPNIVVHYNTETQEILGNGKNVTAVKVLNNKTDVESDIAVEGFFVAIGHKPNTDIFKGQLDMDETGYLTTKPGSTLTNIEGVFACGDVQDMYYRQAVTAAGSGCMAALDAERYLAAKEHPVEA from the coding sequence ATGTCACAAGAAAACGAGCACGTTCAGTGTTTAATTATAGGTTCGGGTCCTGCAGGTTATACTGCTGCAATTTATGCTGCCAGAGCTGATTTAAAGCCAATAATGTATACCGGAATGCAAGCTGGCGGACAGCTTACGCAAACTACTGATGTAGAAAATTTTCCAGGCTACCCGCAAGGAATTATGGGGCCAGAAATGATGGAAGATTTCCGCAAGCAGGCAGAGCGTTTTGGCACCGATATCCGTTTCGGTTATGTAAGTTCGGTAGATTTCTCTTCAACACCACATAAAGTAGTGGTTGACGAAATTAAAACCATAACAGCTGATACAGTAATTATTGCTACCGGGGCTACTGCTAAATGGTTAGGTTTGCCAAGTGAGCAACAATACAATGGTTTTGGTGTTTCGGCCTGTGCAGTATGCGATGGTTTCTTTTTTAAAGGTCAGGATGTTGCCATTGTAGGTGCCGGAGATACGGCAGCTGAAGAAGCAACTTATTTAGCAAAACTTTGTAAAACTGTGCATTTACTGGTGCGTAGGGATGAATTCAGAGCTTCTAAAGCGATGGTTAGCCGCGTATTGGCAACACCAAATATTGTGGTTCATTACAATACTGAAACGCAAGAGATTCTGGGTAACGGCAAAAATGTAACTGCAGTTAAAGTTTTAAATAACAAAACAGATGTCGAATCTGATATCGCCGTAGAAGGTTTCTTCGTGGCTATTGGTCATAAACCGAACACCGATATTTTTAAAGGCCAGTTAGATATGGATGAAACCGGTTATTTAACTACTAAACCAGGTTCTACTTTAACCAACATAGAAGGCGTGTTTGCCTGTGGAGATGTGCAGGATATGTACTACCGTCAGGCCGTAACAGCTGCAGGTTCTGGTTGTATGGCTGCGCTTGATGCCGAGAGGTACCTGGCCGCTAAAGAACATCCAGTAGAAGCTTAA